The Leptospira montravelensis nucleotide sequence AATTATAAAACCTTTGCTCCTATTATGGAATCCATTGGAAAAAAAGGATTTCATTGTATCGCTCCAGTTATGCGAGGATATGAACCATCTACGATTTCGCATTCTCAAAAGTTACACGTCGTTGATTTAGTGCAAGACATCTTAGGTTGGATGGAAGACCGACGTTGGGAACAAGTGCATTTGGTTGGTCACAATTGGGGGGCAGTGATTGCCTTTGCCGCCGGAATGTATTATCCGAATCGTATTAAATCCATCACAAGTCTTGGAGTACCACTCCTTCGCACCTACCAAGATTCCTTTTTTTGGGCTCCACAACAGACCATTCATTCTTGGTATGTTTTACTATTCCAAATTCCTTTTTTGGCAGAACTGACTATTCGATCTAACGACTTTGCTTTGGTGGATTTTTTATGGAAGGATTGGTCACCTGGATATACACCAAACCAAGACCACTTAGCAGAGATTAAATCTAACTTTCAAAATCCAGGTATTTTATCTTCTGCACTTGCCTATTACCGTAATTTAAATGATCTTTTTACTGAATCAGGTAGAGAAAGTATTTTAGGAATTTTAGATTCGCAAATTAACGTCCCAAGTCAAATTTTGTACGGATTAAACGATGGTTGTTTTCATAAAAATCTTTTTGAACATCTTTTAGATGAAACAGACTTTCCTTGTGGGTTTCGCAAAATTGGTTTCGATCATGCAGGACATTTCTTACATTGGGAAAAAAGAGAAGAAGTGGCAAAGTCGATTTTAGAATGGTTACAAAAAAATAAATAATTGAATCCATCTCTTTTCCTTCGTCAAACATTCTTTAAGGAGATTGAATATGTTTCAGAATATGGGTCTTTATGACAGAATCATTCGAG carries:
- a CDS encoding alpha/beta fold hydrolase, encoding MHHSEIRNSSTVFTTLETGTGDPVLFLHGFPDNYKTFAPIMESIGKKGFHCIAPVMRGYEPSTISHSQKLHVVDLVQDILGWMEDRRWEQVHLVGHNWGAVIAFAAGMYYPNRIKSITSLGVPLLRTYQDSFFWAPQQTIHSWYVLLFQIPFLAELTIRSNDFALVDFLWKDWSPGYTPNQDHLAEIKSNFQNPGILSSALAYYRNLNDLFTESGRESILGILDSQINVPSQILYGLNDGCFHKNLFEHLLDETDFPCGFRKIGFDHAGHFLHWEKREEVAKSILEWLQKNK